The Streptomyces nitrosporeus genome includes a window with the following:
- a CDS encoding beta-propeller fold lactonase family protein → MTSAPSRPRRALSAWGRRLTSLVAGGALTLTGVVALAQPAHAATGPLAYVAEFGGNTVSVIDTSTNTVTGSITVGAKPATVAVSPAGTYAYVANLADNTVSVIDTATETVTTTVPVGSSPLTVALTPSGADAYVTNIGDSTVSVIDTATHTVSATVPVGGAPNGVAVDPAGATAYVTNNATSTVSVIDTATDTVTATVPVGSSPSGVAVSPSGAAVYVTNNGGTTVSVIDTATHTVSATIAVGSAPNGVAFSPSGTRAYVADAGSGDVKVIDTASNTVTASVPVGAGPAKAEVSPSGANVYVTNQTDGTVSVIDTATDAVTATISGFAEPYGIAFAPLPPPAADIAVGLTAQPNLGLLVPYLTYTLTAHNTGPAAVTSATLKATLPPGTSATGLSAGCTTAGTTVTCSYGAIAVNSGVSKTFRVPLHLLTLGPVKVTGLRTASAPSDPDPADDSATVTCNAVSVILVTCP, encoded by the coding sequence TTGACGTCTGCACCTTCCCGGCCGCGCCGGGCCCTTTCGGCCTGGGGACGCCGGCTGACCTCCCTCGTGGCCGGCGGCGCCCTGACGCTGACGGGCGTGGTGGCGCTCGCTCAGCCCGCGCACGCCGCGACCGGCCCACTGGCGTACGTGGCCGAATTCGGGGGCAACACCGTCTCGGTCATCGACACGAGCACGAACACCGTCACCGGCAGCATCACCGTCGGCGCCAAGCCCGCCACCGTAGCGGTGAGCCCGGCCGGCACGTACGCCTACGTCGCCAACCTCGCCGACAACACCGTCTCGGTCATCGACACGGCGACCGAGACCGTCACCACGACCGTCCCCGTCGGCAGCAGCCCCCTCACGGTGGCGCTCACCCCCTCGGGGGCCGACGCGTACGTCACGAACATCGGGGACTCCACGGTCTCGGTGATCGACACCGCGACCCACACGGTCAGTGCCACGGTCCCGGTCGGAGGCGCCCCGAACGGGGTGGCGGTGGACCCGGCGGGAGCCACCGCCTATGTGACGAACAACGCCACCTCCACGGTCTCGGTCATCGACACCGCGACCGACACGGTGACCGCGACCGTCCCCGTCGGGAGTTCTCCCTCCGGGGTCGCGGTCAGCCCTTCGGGGGCGGCCGTCTACGTCACCAACAACGGGGGGACCACGGTCTCGGTGATCGACACCGCGACCCACACGGTCAGCGCCACCATCGCGGTCGGGTCCGCCCCCAACGGCGTCGCGTTCAGCCCGAGCGGCACGCGGGCCTACGTCGCCGACGCCGGCAGTGGCGACGTGAAGGTGATCGACACGGCGAGCAACACCGTGACCGCGTCCGTCCCGGTCGGCGCGGGCCCTGCCAAGGCCGAGGTCTCCCCGTCCGGCGCGAACGTCTACGTGACCAACCAGACCGACGGCACCGTCTCGGTGATCGACACCGCGACCGACGCCGTCACCGCCACGATCAGCGGATTCGCCGAACCGTACGGCATCGCCTTCGCCCCCCTGCCGCCGCCGGCGGCGGACATCGCCGTCGGCCTCACCGCCCAGCCGAACCTGGGCCTCCTGGTGCCCTACCTCACCTACACCCTCACGGCCCACAACACAGGCCCTGCCGCCGTCACCTCGGCCACGCTGAAGGCGACACTTCCGCCCGGCACCTCCGCCACCGGGCTCTCCGCCGGATGCACCACCGCCGGCACCACGGTGACCTGCTCCTACGGAGCCATCGCCGTCAACTCCGGTGTGAGCAAGACGTTCCGCGTCCCGCTCCACCTGCTGACCCTCGGCCCCGTCAAGGTCACCGGCCTGCGCACGGCCTCCGCCCCCAGCGACCCCGACCCCGCCGACGACAGCGCGACCGTCACCTGCAACGCCGTCTCCGTCATCCTCGTCACCTGCCCCTGA
- a CDS encoding helix-turn-helix transcriptional regulator: MTDAVVGAVPAGVGAIVVGNFPLASGQWFVPHSHPQHQLAWARRGVLGVAVGDAYWVLPRTRALWLPAGVVHRTGATRDAVLCSLYFEPDRCDQDWSEPTPVGVDGLLAHLITYLSRENLHDDARLRAEAVVLDLLLPLPATPIEVPNPADDRVRAVADALLANPADPRSLEAHARAVGVSRRTLTRLFVHDTGVNFDRWRTRVRLRAALPLLAEGQPVSRVAHTVGYATPSAFLAAFRRTVGTSPGRYLSGDASDGSV, translated from the coding sequence ATGACCGACGCCGTCGTGGGGGCCGTTCCGGCAGGGGTGGGCGCCATCGTCGTCGGGAACTTTCCGCTGGCGTCCGGGCAGTGGTTCGTCCCGCACAGCCATCCGCAGCACCAGTTGGCCTGGGCGCGGCGCGGGGTGCTCGGCGTCGCCGTCGGCGATGCCTACTGGGTCCTGCCCCGGACACGGGCGTTGTGGCTGCCCGCGGGGGTCGTCCACCGGACCGGTGCGACCCGCGACGCGGTGCTGTGCAGCCTCTACTTCGAACCGGACAGATGTGATCAGGACTGGTCGGAACCCACGCCGGTCGGCGTCGACGGGCTGCTGGCCCACCTGATCACCTACCTCAGCCGCGAGAACCTCCACGACGACGCGCGTCTACGGGCCGAGGCGGTCGTCCTGGACCTGCTGCTCCCCCTGCCGGCCACGCCCATCGAGGTACCGAACCCCGCCGACGACCGCGTACGCGCCGTGGCCGACGCGCTGCTCGCCAACCCCGCAGACCCCCGGAGTCTCGAAGCGCACGCACGGGCCGTCGGGGTGAGCCGACGCACTCTGACCCGGCTGTTCGTCCACGACACCGGCGTGAACTTCGACCGCTGGCGCACCCGTGTACGCCTGCGTGCCGCCCTGCCCCTCCTTGCTGAAGGCCAGCCCGTCTCCCGGGTCGCGCACACCGTGGGATACGCGACACCGAGCGCCTTCCTCGCAGCGTTCCGGCGGACCGTCGGCACCTCCCCGGGGCGTTACCTCAGTGGCGACGCTTCGGATGGGTCCGTGTGA
- a CDS encoding MHYT domain-containing protein, which yields MPSVTIEGFSHGFVTPAAGFLVAWLGGALGLRCTNRARRSAGGPKAGWLALGAGSIGVGIWTMHFVAMLGFEVVGARVSYDVGLTLASLAVAVSVVGIGVFVVGYRGVGRAALLPAGTLMGLGIAGMHYVGMAGMHVGTELRYSFPLVAVSVVIAVVAATVALRAAVSAPGVRASVVSSLIFGAAVAAMHYTGMAALEVDGGHVSHASGTPATDMIVPMLLGPAVFLVLASAVVMFDPDLMLAGTEEGRPYPAAPSGPAPAAGYPVDAGHRPDGGPGGY from the coding sequence ATGCCGTCCGTGACCATTGAAGGTTTCAGTCATGGCTTCGTCACCCCCGCCGCGGGGTTCCTCGTCGCCTGGCTCGGCGGGGCGCTGGGCCTGCGCTGTACGAACCGGGCGAGGCGCTCGGCAGGGGGGCCGAAGGCGGGCTGGCTCGCACTCGGAGCCGGCAGCATCGGTGTCGGGATCTGGACGATGCATTTCGTCGCCATGCTCGGCTTCGAAGTCGTCGGCGCACGCGTCTCCTACGACGTGGGGCTCACCCTGGCGAGCCTGGCGGTGGCGGTTTCGGTCGTCGGCATCGGTGTGTTCGTCGTCGGCTACCGGGGGGTGGGCCGGGCGGCCCTGCTGCCGGCGGGCACGCTGATGGGGCTCGGCATCGCGGGCATGCACTACGTGGGCATGGCCGGAATGCACGTGGGGACGGAACTCCGCTACTCCTTCCCCCTGGTGGCCGTCTCCGTCGTGATCGCGGTCGTCGCGGCCACCGTCGCCCTGCGGGCCGCGGTCTCGGCCCCGGGAGTCCGGGCGAGTGTGGTCTCCAGCCTGATCTTCGGTGCCGCCGTCGCGGCGATGCACTACACGGGCATGGCGGCGCTCGAAGTGGACGGCGGGCACGTCTCGCACGCCTCCGGCACTCCCGCCACGGACATGATCGTCCCCATGCTGCTGGGGCCGGCCGTTTTCCTCGTACTCGCCTCGGCCGTGGTGATGTTCGACCCGGACCTGATGCTCGCGGGAACGGAGGAGGGCCGCCCGTACCCGGCCGCTCCCTCCGGGCCGGCGCCGGCCGCCGGGTACCCCGTGGACGCCGGACACCGCCCGGACGGCGGTCCGGGCGGGTACTGA
- a CDS encoding IclR family transcriptional regulator, which translates to MVERMTLIMDVFEGRTARLSLEEVARSTHLPRSTAHRILDQLVRLRWLEHTGLGYALGRRALGLGGGDGAHSRIREAAAARLHHLQMKTGLVVHLAVLDGAEVYYLDKAGGRFATTVPSRVGGRAPAHSTALGKAMLAWLEPEDVEARAAGSISRLTQRTISDIGTLHQELNRIRRRHGLAFERGECFPGIACVATAVRGPEGPVAAISLVGDAWSPLEKVAPLVVDAARQVSLELFPGGQEAPPARAPRRAAAGRSMGRTPAPAPEENWSPEAMDRLLAAGQYGDWQ; encoded by the coding sequence ATGGTCGAGCGGATGACGCTCATCATGGACGTGTTCGAGGGCCGGACGGCTCGGCTGTCCCTGGAGGAAGTAGCCCGCTCCACGCACCTGCCCAGGTCCACGGCCCACCGCATACTCGACCAGCTGGTGCGGCTGCGCTGGCTCGAACACACCGGCCTCGGCTACGCCCTCGGGCGCCGTGCCCTCGGGCTCGGCGGGGGCGACGGAGCGCACAGCAGGATCCGCGAGGCCGCGGCCGCCCGGCTGCACCACCTGCAGATGAAGACCGGCCTGGTCGTCCACCTGGCCGTCCTCGACGGGGCGGAGGTCTACTACCTCGACAAGGCGGGCGGCCGCTTCGCCACCACCGTCCCCTCGCGGGTCGGCGGCCGGGCGCCGGCCCATTCGACCGCGCTCGGCAAGGCCATGCTGGCCTGGCTCGAACCGGAGGACGTCGAGGCGCGGGCGGCCGGATCCATCAGCCGGCTGACCCAGCGCACGATCTCCGACATCGGCACCCTGCACCAGGAGCTCAACCGCATCCGGCGCCGGCACGGGCTCGCCTTCGAACGCGGCGAGTGCTTCCCCGGCATCGCGTGCGTGGCCACCGCCGTACGCGGCCCCGAGGGGCCCGTCGCCGCGATCTCCCTGGTGGGCGACGCCTGGTCGCCGCTGGAGAAGGTCGCGCCGCTGGTCGTGGACGCGGCACGGCAGGTCTCCCTGGAACTGTTCCCCGGAGGTCAGGAGGCACCGCCGGCCAGGGCCCCGCGCCGGGCGGCGGCGGGACGGTCCATGGGCCGGACCCCGGCCCCGGCCCCGGAGGAGAACTGGTCGCCGGAGGCGATGGACCGGCTGCTCGCGGCGGGCCAGTACGGCGACTGGCAGTAG
- a CDS encoding septum formation family protein, whose product MRFSTKSRSLTGIAAAVVVLSVGAAGCGDIVEEAKSGVKKAARTRSVFSLDTGDCYNPSSGKTEGEEVSVEIVPCDEAHEGQVVGGFKIEGETAYPGDDGAAAIAEKRCPAESLTYVSDTWAVPEGVSLFYYYPTAASWATGDRSVSCTYAKESGTFSGSLKNESLNADQLAYLKGANNLYEILWANQPEDSDVEKDFDGYKKQAGEVATALDAHITSLKAIDQPETAKLRGELEKAAEAWADAAAAKDTDSFYVAYDVAFTGIDPNKTVAARTELKLATTVPADDAEVWAG is encoded by the coding sequence ATGCGTTTCAGTACCAAGTCCCGCTCCCTGACCGGCATAGCAGCCGCAGTCGTCGTCCTCTCCGTCGGAGCGGCCGGGTGCGGCGACATCGTCGAGGAGGCCAAGTCCGGGGTGAAGAAGGCGGCGCGCACCCGGTCGGTCTTCTCGCTGGACACCGGCGACTGCTACAACCCGAGCAGCGGGAAGACGGAGGGTGAGGAGGTCAGCGTCGAGATCGTGCCCTGCGACGAGGCCCACGAGGGACAGGTCGTCGGCGGGTTCAAGATCGAGGGCGAGACCGCCTACCCCGGTGACGACGGTGCCGCCGCGATCGCCGAGAAGCGGTGCCCGGCCGAGTCGCTCACCTACGTCTCCGACACCTGGGCCGTCCCGGAAGGCGTCAGCCTCTTCTACTACTACCCCACCGCCGCGAGCTGGGCGACCGGCGACCGGTCCGTGAGCTGCACGTACGCCAAGGAGTCGGGCACCTTCAGCGGTTCGCTGAAGAACGAGTCCCTGAACGCCGACCAGCTCGCGTACCTGAAGGGCGCGAACAACCTCTACGAGATCCTCTGGGCGAACCAGCCGGAGGACTCGGACGTCGAGAAGGACTTCGACGGGTACAAGAAGCAGGCCGGGGAGGTCGCCACCGCGCTGGACGCCCACATCACGTCCCTGAAGGCCATCGACCAGCCGGAGACCGCCAAGCTCCGCGGTGAACTGGAGAAGGCCGCCGAGGCGTGGGCGGACGCGGCCGCGGCCAAGGACACCGACTCCTTCTACGTGGCCTACGACGTGGCGTTCACCGGGATCGACCCGAACAAAACGGTCGCGGCCCGCACCGAACTGAAGCTGGCCACCACCGTCCCGGCCGACGACGCCGAGGTCTGGGCCGGCTGA
- a CDS encoding SAM-dependent methyltransferase, with the protein MPGTGTDSTAHRIDTTRPHPARMYDWFLGGKDNYPVDEELGRQLLRLQPEIKQFARQNRFFMQRAVRRLARHAGIRQFLDIGSGIPTEPNLHQIAQAEAPGARVVYADNDPIVLAHSGALLRGTPEGVTRYLDGDVRDPGKLLEQAAEHLDLTRPVALSLIALTHFLPDEDHVHDLITRYVGALAPGSHLVLSQATGDFDPAAMAEGVAEYAARGAAFVPRTHAEVSRFFDGLELMDPGVVPLGDWHPEPGTDDTPPAGNGPVPIYAGVARKP; encoded by the coding sequence ATGCCCGGGACCGGCACCGATTCCACCGCGCACCGCATCGACACCACCCGGCCCCATCCGGCCCGTATGTACGACTGGTTCCTCGGAGGCAAGGACAACTACCCGGTCGACGAGGAACTCGGCAGGCAACTGCTCAGGCTGCAGCCCGAGATCAAGCAATTCGCCCGGCAGAACCGCTTCTTCATGCAGCGTGCCGTACGCCGTCTCGCCCGGCACGCGGGGATACGGCAGTTCCTCGACATCGGCTCCGGCATCCCGACCGAGCCCAACCTCCACCAGATCGCCCAGGCCGAGGCCCCCGGCGCACGCGTCGTGTACGCCGACAACGACCCGATCGTGCTGGCCCACTCCGGCGCTCTCCTGCGGGGCACGCCCGAAGGCGTGACGCGGTACCTCGACGGGGACGTACGCGATCCCGGGAAGCTGCTCGAACAGGCCGCGGAGCACCTGGACCTCACCCGGCCCGTCGCCCTCTCGCTGATCGCGCTGACCCACTTCCTGCCCGACGAGGACCACGTCCACGACCTGATCACCCGTTACGTCGGGGCGCTCGCCCCGGGCAGTCACCTCGTCCTCTCCCAGGCCACCGGCGACTTCGACCCCGCGGCCATGGCCGAAGGGGTGGCGGAGTACGCGGCCCGGGGCGCGGCCTTCGTCCCGCGTACCCACGCCGAGGTCAGCCGGTTCTTCGACGGCCTGGAGCTGATGGACCCGGGGGTGGTGCCGCTGGGCGACTGGCATCCGGAGCCCGGCACGGACGACACTCCGCCGGCCGGGAACGGTCCGGTCCCGATCTACGCGGGGGTGGCCCGCAAGCCGTGA
- a CDS encoding SAM-dependent methyltransferase, whose product MADDHNDAVTKGCACAADSSPADRPRSGAGGRPVLNDGSRGIGAAHERAQDACNGTGAIPYFLRPVDRIAAFFDGLELLEPGVAPVPFRWPRTSGKSREPAAS is encoded by the coding sequence ATGGCGGATGATCACAACGATGCAGTTACGAAGGGGTGTGCGTGCGCTGCGGACAGTAGCCCCGCGGACCGCCCCCGTTCCGGGGCCGGCGGCCGCCCCGTCCTCAACGACGGCTCGCGCGGGATCGGCGCCGCCCACGAGCGGGCCCAGGACGCGTGCAACGGCACCGGCGCGATCCCATACTTCCTGCGTCCCGTCGACCGGATCGCGGCCTTCTTCGACGGCCTCGAACTCTTGGAGCCCGGAGTCGCGCCGGTCCCCTTCCGGTGGCCCCGGACATCCGGCAAGAGCCGTGAGCCTGCGGCTTCCTGA
- a CDS encoding DUF1772 domain-containing protein: MRTLHIASLIVSALGSGLMAGLFAGFAYAVMPGLARFDDHTFVQAMRHINGAIINAWFLVPFLLPLPLLVLAAVLSATDEDRAGLLPVTAALVLYGAAFLVTGVRNVPLNDALAKVPSDADAQGLRAARTAFEESWVRWNTVRAVLHAGAFGCLLQALFGWGG; this comes from the coding sequence GTGAGAACACTGCACATCGCGTCACTGATCGTGTCGGCGCTCGGATCCGGGCTGATGGCGGGGCTGTTCGCCGGGTTCGCCTACGCGGTGATGCCCGGCCTGGCCCGTTTTGACGACCACACCTTCGTCCAGGCCATGCGCCACATCAACGGCGCGATCATCAACGCCTGGTTCCTCGTACCGTTCCTGCTCCCGCTGCCCCTCCTCGTCCTGGCGGCCGTTCTCTCCGCGACGGATGAGGACCGGGCGGGCCTTCTCCCGGTCACCGCGGCTCTGGTGCTGTACGGCGCGGCGTTCCTGGTCACCGGTGTCCGCAACGTCCCGCTCAACGACGCACTCGCCAAGGTGCCGTCCGACGCCGACGCCCAGGGGCTGCGGGCCGCGCGTACGGCGTTCGAGGAGAGCTGGGTCCGGTGGAACACGGTCCGGGCCGTGCTCCACGCCGGGGCGTTCGGCTGCCTGCTCCAGGCACTGTTCGGATGGGGCGGATGA
- a CDS encoding flavin reductase family protein, whose amino-acid sequence MTAEPLSATETLLETEPTPQLMRRTMGTFASGVTVVTGVGADGVPVGFACQSFASVSLDPPLVLFCADHRGRAWPRIRETGRFAVNILAAEQTDLCGRFGSGKGRKYEGLDWELSRWGTPSLPGVLTRVHADVHDVHGAGDHDVVVGRVLGLEAVTDREPMLFFRGGFGVQSLAPAATSLDPWGWGDNWG is encoded by the coding sequence ATGACCGCAGAGCCCCTGTCCGCGACCGAGACCCTCCTGGAGACCGAGCCGACGCCGCAGCTCATGCGCCGCACCATGGGGACCTTCGCGTCCGGTGTCACCGTGGTGACGGGTGTCGGCGCGGACGGCGTCCCGGTCGGTTTCGCCTGTCAGTCCTTCGCGTCGGTCTCCCTCGATCCCCCGCTGGTCCTGTTCTGTGCCGACCACCGGGGGCGCGCCTGGCCGAGGATCCGGGAGACGGGCCGGTTCGCCGTGAACATCCTGGCCGCCGAACAGACCGATCTCTGCGGCCGGTTCGGTTCGGGCAAGGGCCGTAAGTACGAGGGGCTGGACTGGGAGCTCTCCCGCTGGGGCACTCCCTCGCTGCCCGGTGTCCTGACCCGGGTGCACGCCGATGTGCACGACGTCCACGGCGCGGGCGACCACGACGTGGTGGTGGGCCGGGTCCTGGGGCTGGAGGCGGTGACGGACCGGGAACCGATGCTGTTCTTCCGGGGCGGGTTCGGTGTCCAGTCCCTGGCGCCGGCCGCGACGTCCCTCGACCCGTGGGGCTGGGGTGACAACTGGGGGTGA